From a single Cytophagales bacterium WSM2-2 genomic region:
- the groES-2 gene encoding chaperonin produces the protein MVSMKVTHDNKLKKLIVVGDRVLIRPMKESDKTESGLYLPPGVQEKEKIQRGYVIKVGPGYPLPMPADEDDLWKGKEDQVKYLPLQAQEGDLAIFLQKGAIEVIYENEKYFIVPQASILMLEREEEL, from the coding sequence ATGGTGAGTATGAAAGTGACGCATGACAACAAATTGAAGAAATTAATTGTAGTGGGAGACAGGGTGCTGATTCGCCCGATGAAAGAATCAGACAAGACTGAAAGTGGATTATATCTTCCTCCAGGCGTTCAGGAAAAAGAAAAGATTCAGCGTGGCTATGTGATCAAGGTTGGGCCGGGCTATCCGTTGCCTATGCCAGCGGATGAAGATGATCTTTGGAAGGGGAAAGAAGACCAGGTGAAATACTTGCCGTTGCAGGCACAGGAAGGCGACCTGGCGATTTTTTTGCAGAAAGGCGCTATTGAAGTGATTTACGAAAACGAGAAATATTTTATCGTGCCCCAGGCATCTATCCTGATGCTTGAGCGTGAAGAGGAATTGTGA